The genomic DNA GTGATATTAGTTATTTATCCTTTGTACTTTATTGTTATTGCTTCCTTTAGTGATCCTAATATGATTTACGAAGGTAAGGTGTGGTTGCTACCAAAGGAAATCACTTTTGAAGGATACGAACGAATTTTCAGAGATAGCAAGATTTGGTTGGGGTATAAAAACTCTCTCATTTATACAGTGGTTGGGACGATTGTAAATGTATCGTTCACATTAATGGCTGCTTATGCTTTATCAAGAAAGGATTTATATGGAAGAAATGTGATCATGTTCTTGTTCCTAATGACGATGTTTTTCTCAGGTGGATTAATTCCAACGTATTTAGTTGTAAAAAATTTAGGACTGTTGAACACCATGTGGGCACTTATTTTACCAAAGGCAGTAGCTGTGTGGAATGTGATTGTAGCAAAAACATATTTCGAGAGTTCCATACCCAATGAACTTTTAGAGGCTGCCAAAATGGATGGATGTTCCGACGCGAAGTTTTTTTGGAAAATAGTCTTACCTTTGTCCAAACCGATTGTTGCTGTCATGGTGTTATTTTACGCGGTCGGACACTGGAACTCCTACTTTGATGCACTCATCTACTTGAATAACGAAAACTTATATCCACTGCAGCTCATTTTACGAAATATATTAATTCAAAATGAGGCGTCTACCATGATGATAAGCGACCTAGAGTCATTAGCTGCGAAGCAAAGAGTTTCTGAGTTAATCAAGTATGGTGTCATAATTGTTGCTTCTGTTCCGTTACTAATCGTCTATCCTTTTGTTCAAAAGTATTTTGTAAAGGGTGTAATGATTGGCGGAATTAAAGGTTAATACAAAAAAATGATCAAAAATGAGGGGGAAAAGAAATGCTTAAATCAATGAGAAAAAGAATGAAGAAGAGTAAAGCGTCAACGATTTTGGTATTAGGACTAACAGCGACACTTGCGTTGACGGGTTGCACAAACAATGATTCAGCTAGCTCTGATAGTGCAGAAAAAGTTGCCTTTAACAAAACAGGTTTACCTATTGTTGACAAACAAGTAACGCTAAACATCGTTTCATCAAAGGCAGCATTAGCACCTGACTATTCCGAAATGGTCATTTTTGATCGACTTCAAGAAGCAACAAACGTCAAAATTAAATGGAATAATATCCCTGGCGATGGTTATCAGGAAAAGAAAAATTTAATGCTGGCAAGTGGTGACCTGCCAGATGCGTTCTACTCATCAGGATTTAGTGATCATGACCTTGTACAATATGGTCAAAACGGTACGATTATCCCATTAGAGGATTTAATAGATAAATATGCACCAAATTTAAAGAAACTATTTGAGCAAAGACCAGACTTGAAAAAAGTGGTTACTGCTCCTGATGGACATATTTATTCCTTGCCTCGTGCAGAGGAAATGGATCTAATTGGTATGCCTAATATAATGTTTATAAATAAAGTATGGCTAGATAAACTAGGCCTCGATATGCCTACCACTCTTGAAGAATACCATGATGTGTTAAAAGCTTTTAAGGAAAAGGATCCAAATGGAAACGGAAAGCAAGATGAAATTGGTTTGACTTTCTGGTATAACGGCTGGTGTGGGAATGAAGGAGACTTGATTGGTTTATTTGGATTACCAGATTCACCTTTTGAAGCGGACCATCGTGTTGTAAGAAATGGAAAAGTGATATACGCTGCTGTTCAGCCGGAATTTAAAGAGGCGATCAATTACTATAATGGATGGGTCAAAGAAGGATTAATTGATTCTGAAGTAGTGACGCAAAAGACAGAACAAATATTTGCTAAAGGAAAAACAGAAGATCCAACTCTAGGGTCATTCATTTGGTGGGAGAGTACGGAAGTAGTGGGAACGGATCGAGTAGATGACTATGTTGTGTTACCACCATTAAAAGGGAAAGACGGGAATATTGTCATTGGCCGATCCAACTATTCTGAGTATGGAAGGGATGCATTTGTGATTACATCTGCCAATAAGAATCCTGAAGTGACGATGCGTTGGGTTGATGAATTGTATGAACCGAAAATGTCTGCACAAATCAACTGGGGTCCGATTGGCGAGATATATGAAGAAGATGCAAATGGAATGTTAGTAAATAAAGAGCTTCCAGAGGGAGTAGCGATGGGTGAGCTGCGTCAGAAAGTGGCACCAGGTGGTCCATTTGTCGTTTTAAAGGAACACTTCGGTAGTGTGGTAGATATGGAGCCAAGAGCGAAGGAAAGGCTAGAAATTCTTGATGAGTATTATAGACCGCATATGGTATCAGAGAATTACCCGTCTATCTTCTTTAGTCCAGAGGAGCTTGAAGTCATTAACACCATTGAGCCAGAAATTAAAACATTTGTAAAACAAAAAGAGGCTCAGTGGTTAGTTGATGGTGGCATTGAGGATGAATGGGATGACTATGTACAGCAATTAAAAGATATGGGACTTGATCAATTAATGGAAGTGTACCAGACGGGTCTGGATCGCTATAACAAGCAATAAGCCATATAAAGCCAGACAGTGTTTTCGTCTGGCTTTTCAATTCATACCAAAGATTGAACTGAAAGATTTCGAATGAGAGGCAGGCCAATACTATGAATAACGTCTTAGAAAAGCAACAGTATTATACAGAGAAATATCGTCCACAATATCACTTCTCACCCGAGAAGAATTGGATGAACGATCCGAATGGCATGGTGTTTTATGAAGG from Robertmurraya sp. FSL R5-0851 includes the following:
- a CDS encoding extracellular solute-binding protein; its protein translation is MKKSKASTILVLGLTATLALTGCTNNDSASSDSAEKVAFNKTGLPIVDKQVTLNIVSSKAALAPDYSEMVIFDRLQEATNVKIKWNNIPGDGYQEKKNLMLASGDLPDAFYSSGFSDHDLVQYGQNGTIIPLEDLIDKYAPNLKKLFEQRPDLKKVVTAPDGHIYSLPRAEEMDLIGMPNIMFINKVWLDKLGLDMPTTLEEYHDVLKAFKEKDPNGNGKQDEIGLTFWYNGWCGNEGDLIGLFGLPDSPFEADHRVVRNGKVIYAAVQPEFKEAINYYNGWVKEGLIDSEVVTQKTEQIFAKGKTEDPTLGSFIWWESTEVVGTDRVDDYVVLPPLKGKDGNIVIGRSNYSEYGRDAFVITSANKNPEVTMRWVDELYEPKMSAQINWGPIGEIYEEDANGMLVNKELPEGVAMGELRQKVAPGGPFVVLKEHFGSVVDMEPRAKERLEILDEYYRPHMVSENYPSIFFSPEELEVINTIEPEIKTFVKQKEAQWLVDGGIEDEWDDYVQQLKDMGLDQLMEVYQTGLDRYNKQ
- a CDS encoding carbohydrate ABC transporter permease, whose protein sequence is MSLLTLKNKKITRRSKEDRVFDAINVFLVALIVILVIYPLYFIVIASFSDPNMIYEGKVWLLPKEITFEGYERIFRDSKIWLGYKNSLIYTVVGTIVNVSFTLMAAYALSRKDLYGRNVIMFLFLMTMFFSGGLIPTYLVVKNLGLLNTMWALILPKAVAVWNVIVAKTYFESSIPNELLEAAKMDGCSDAKFFWKIVLPLSKPIVAVMVLFYAVGHWNSYFDALIYLNNENLYPLQLILRNILIQNEASTMMISDLESLAAKQRVSELIKYGVIIVASVPLLIVYPFVQKYFVKGVMIGGIKG